One genomic segment of Centropristis striata isolate RG_2023a ecotype Rhode Island chromosome 13, C.striata_1.0, whole genome shotgun sequence includes these proteins:
- the LOC131982944 gene encoding retinoic acid-induced protein 1, translating to MQSFRERSGGYHSNQPCYQQEPHELSRLETYRQHPHHPHPQHPHPGPGPHPGPGPGHARSGYEAHSLANPTSMPPAGGPGTGGPKDCYSQQAYPGYPGTAGGNGSVTGGSAPSQAKKAYRGSKVPPQSQHLQGPGGYSNHMGPGSYSAQYMSEGHLQQKWEDSAQLAQYDQEMVGRMEAGGTPAPASTQYMDQNMLGHSQTQCHQPSTPAYTSPHHQPHPPNPTPSPLMYPQSHLHYPQHSPSPSPYMEKCSPMPHCYKGYNIPPNSQYGRQMSSHSNLKQGAYRSTQNSYGYQQPPSRAYEQQPPLQAMTNPQEPHPKYQHYSQPQQNYCLSELSVRSPEQYYQTCSPSSSHSPARSVGRSPSYSSTPSPLMTNPESFQYGQPPMTPGAASSSSSSSAGMQEQANTNAMLMPPRSHPSPNVPHAAPHSYTTTPQVPTMKERFSEKLLSNPSLWSLNALTSQVENISNNVQQLLLSEALVANKKGGKRSSGGSNSSAGNGASTKKGEEYKSPSYPDGGGGGSVGGNPMQDPYSTPQHQPMPMELHEGGYSSSSDEQLERGYYYCGQGRSPAQAPNNTQLSLDTASSCSMTSPDDMSTRSGDSGLHNLTPDPTRCQSGQGGDGMNTPVKSIGDERSPTSITIPSPMKQERDSPSDIQHITEPVKENFEESAWTEKSADKEEVSTDKTPDCERESDTTKSTENLEKWSDEEKCPAIYSKVNTEVTEKSYCYKEAEYQEVQSKYDPDARDSVEQSPAALSDSSHKEHFGHEMKSEAFKSESPTASESSVKTLPFISRGDLEQDQYSTEKEDSSENTSPTPQVEVLDESNSDKRESRDEEEEEEGEEGTEEEEGGGQEEADEEEQEEMQTQQQPSLSPPLSAEESEELGEGEKVTSTEEHVSTGDGQEKPPGDLCSRTESQSTELHTENEPAGLPAHPNAAAATAAADAPARESAIGDTAPQPQSAMPVFSALNDKTTPPAQARDHIDHSDAKVLEPDSPQLPGKSILPSAPSWADTPPSPKKGDEDMEPGISCSSAVTPLAKPEPVAPSAQPRAFGRKHARGRRRIMHSGVGIRRQLSMEREGEKEEEGAPSPTQKPCMPPSKTVLFSDQMDLAHQESIVSQTPKMLTDGFRSRMCTRSFNAPDLPPKVEPHAKRKPGPKPGSKPGLKPGPKPGPKPGPKLGAKPGPKPGPKPGLKPGPKPGPKPGPKPGPKPVPNEPELPPKVETPVKRKPGPKPGPKPGLKPGPKPGPKPGPKPGPKPALKPGPKPGPKPGPKPADVLPPENTAPIKASVGRPKGSVSKAKLVQQEETIQPLTGMQSRGRKSPKAIISQVKEDVKPVNQEEKQANHEVKAPESKNMVLRSRKPSQEKTSKEKEKITGEDILPKTLTEIKASDDSTKVEEPVSVEQSPTPTPTTVKNTDVPADPPAPLVPVVPTEQSEEKTPLPLKRKPSPELSTTPVKKKRGPKPKPKPLPPQPALLEPVVSAPKEKIVRGPRRKRGPAKKASVVSPPPKDTPANISETDITTDVPVVPPQCPTRTKVLPPRKGRGQKYEAMVQKNATPSSKKHLPIPQIDSSLSDDVTAKALPQHVLKEGEASMIINSTEIIESRQEEAKQQEGTERKKETQEREKSEVSQEASTPEKGTEEEVVNKEETRQEIIKLGTQQDVKADKVWSSAEAPVEVKPAGEWTQQASNGAATKSARTKRKRWAMVESTDASVVALEAGSLIVTTPRLAKQRAIKNNHEMHLKQRRKKRKGQAPLEEMETVEETNIETAEQQAESVEEKVTPTESTVPLPISPDEITEAPQVTSTELIQKPRRGRKPSANPTKRKRGKASSEQIPGKPMKVHKKPGPKPGMKDAMEVIEAVVRAAGCERDEQEQREREEMERREGETTEKSETCVVGPVVTVSEKHTEVISVKRIRRRPVHQNSKLSFCPYVRINNSRDFSSWCAIVNKPEDAVIFQRRRKKGILRMRNPFTVAKVVPHTAAMLQGPLVNRNLIDRCLTCSLCGKPANYRDLGDLCGPYYTEDGVPRKILTIEHTESLREESQKPDVSISSSSSSEEPSKSSKSEGEGSTEREDNTGASSQESSSSRHHHWRHRRAERTERTGQEGGPRRLTLRERFRRMKQLQAASTGASSDQEGGDSKFQRLQVEAEAKEHWAHENCAIWTKGVIMIAGRLYGLREAANNSSQTSCYKCQIAGASLSCCWRGCSHKYHYVCAKEIGCTFHEDDFSIKCPKHEDL from the exons ATGCAGTCCTTCCGTGAGCGCAGCGGTGGTTACCACAGCAACCAACCCTGTTACCAGCAGGAGCCCCATGAATTATCCCGCCTCGAGACCTACCGGCAACATCCGCATCACCCCCATCCCCAGCATCCGCACCCGGGCCCTGGTCCACATCCAGGCCCGGGCCCGGGGCACGCCAGGTCGGGCTATGAGGCTCATTCACTGGCCAACCCCACGAGCATGCCTCCAGCTGGAGGACCGGGAACTGGAGGACCCAAGGACTGTTACAGCCAGCAAGCCTACCCCGGGTACCCAGGCACTGCTGGAGGGAATGGGAGCGTAACTGGGGGTTCGGCACCATCACAGGCGAAGAAAGCCTACAGAGGGAGCAAAGTGCCCCCACAAAGTCAGCACCTACAGGGTCCTGGGGGCTACAGTAACCACATGGGCCCTGGGAGTTACTCAGCCCAGTATATGAGCGAGGGCCACCTTCAGCAGAAATGGGAGGACTCGGCCCAGTTAGCACAGTACGACCAGGAGATGGTGGGGCGCATGGAGGCTGGTGGTACCCCTGCACCTGCCTCCACCCAGTACATGGACCAGAACATGCTCGGCCACTCCCAGACCCAGTGCCACCAGCCCTCCACCCCGGCCTATACCAGCCCCCACCATCAGCCCCACCCCCCTAACCCCACCCCCTCTCCACTCATGTACCCCCAGAGTCACCTCCATTACCCCCAGCACTCACCCTCTCCGTCACCATACATGGAGAAGTGCAGCCCCATGCCCCACTGCTATAAAGGCTACAACATACCGCCCAATTCCCAGTACGGCCGACAAATGAGCAGCCACAGCAATCTGAAGCAGGGGGCTTACAGGTCGACCCAGAACAGTTACGGCTACCAGCAGCCTCCCTCCAGAGCTTATGAGCAGCAGCCCCCTTTACAGGCCATGACCAACCCCCAGGAGCCCCACCCGAAGTACCAACACTACAGCCAACCCCAACAAAACTACTGCCTCTCAGAGCTGTCCGTCAGATCACCAGAGCAGTATTACCAGACTTGTAGCCCCTCCTCAAGCCACTCCCCTGCACGCTCCGTAGGACGCTCCCCCTCATACAGCTCCACCCCTTCACCACTAATGACCAACCCAGAGTCATTCCAGTACGGCCAACCTCCCATGACCCCCGGGgcagcctcctcctcttcatcttcttcagcTGGCATGCAGGAGCAAGCTAACACCAACGCCATGTTGATGCCCCCACGCTCGCACCCCTCACCCAATGTGCCCCACGCAGCCCCCCACAGCTACACTACCACACCGCAGGTCCCCACCATGAAGGAACGTTTCTCGGAGAAGCTGCTGTCCAACCCTAGCTTGTGGAGCCTGAATGCCCTCACCTCTCAGGTAGAGAACATCTCTAATAACgtccagcagctgctgctctCGGAGGCCCTGGTGGCCAACAAGAAGGGCGGTAAGCGCAGCAGTGGAGGCAGCAACAGCAGTGCTGGAAATGGAGCATCCACCAAAAAGGGTGAGGAGTACAAAAGTCCTTCATATCcagatggtggtggtggtggtagtgTTGGTGGAAACCCCATGCAGGACCCTTACTCTACCCCACAGCACCAGCCAATGCCCATGGAGCTCCATGAGGGAGGTTACTCCAGCAGTAGTGATGAACAGCTGGAGAGGGGCTACTACTACTGTGGCCAGGGCAGAAGTCCAGCTCAGGCCCCCAATAACACACAACTCAGCCTGGACACAGCGTCCTCATGCTCCATGACATCTCCAGATGATATGTCCACCAGGTCTGGGGACTCAGGTTTGCACAACCTTACCCCTGACCCTACTAGATGTCAGTCGGGGCAGGGAGGAGATGGCATGAACACCCCAGTGAAGAGCATTGGTGATGAGAGGTCTCCTACAAGCATCACAATCCCCAGTCCTATGAAACAAGAAAGGGATTCCCCTTCAGACATACAGCATATCACTGAGCCTGTCAAAGAGAACTTTGAAGAATCAGCCTGGACAGAGAAATCAGCTGACAAAGAGGAGGTGTCAACAGATAAAACCCCTGACTGTGAGAGAGAATCAGACACAACTAAATCTACAGAGAATCTGGAGAAATGGTCAGATGAAGAGAAATGCCCGGCTATCTACAGCAAGGTAAACACAGAGGTAACAGAAAAAAGTTATTGCTATAAGGAGGCAGAGTACCAAGAGGTTCAGAGCAAATATGACCCTGATGCAAGAGACTCGGTCGAACAGTCCCCAGCAGCTCTCTCTGACTCCAGCCACAAGGAACACTTTGGCCATGAGATGAAATCAGAGGCGTTCAAATCTGAGTCTCCAACTGCGTCTGAGAGCTCAGTGAAAACATTGCCTTTTATTTCTAGGGGCGACCTTGAACAGGATCAATATTCCACAGAGAAGGAGGACAGCTCAGAGAATACATCTCCAACCCCCCAAGTTGAGGTGCTGGATGAGAGCAACTCAGacaagagagagagcagagatgaggaggaggaagaggagggggaggaagggactgaggaggaggagggcggcGGACAGGAGGAGGCGGATGAAGAGGAACAAGAAGAAAtgcagacacaacaacaacctTCTCTGTCCCCTCCTCTGTCTGCAGAGGAAAGCGAGGAACTGGGGGAGGGGGAGAAAGTGACATCGACCGAGGAGCATGTGAGTACAGGAGATGGGCAGGAGAAGCCTCCTGGAGATCTCTGCAGCAGGACAGAGAGTCAGAGTACGGAGCTCCACACTGAAAACGAGCCTGCAGGGCTGCCTGCCCATCCAAACGCAGCGgcggcaacagcagcagcagatgctCCTGCAAGGGAGTCAGCCATTGGTGACACTGCTCCTCAGCCCCAGTCTGCTATGCCCGTCTTCTCAGCTCTCAACGACAAGACAACACCTCCGGCTCAGGCACGGGATCATATTGATCACAGTGACGCTAAAGTGCTGGAGCCAGACTCTCCTCAGCTGCCAGGGAAGTCGATACTTCCCTCAGCCCCCTCCTGGGCAGATACTCCGCCTTCCCCAAAAAAAGGTGATGAGGACATGGAGCCGGGCATCAGCTGCTCTAGCGCTGTGACCCCCCTGGCCAAGCCAGAACCTGTGGCCCCATCTGCTCAGCCGAGGGCTTTTGGGCGTAAGCATGCCAGGGGCAGAAGAAGAATCATGCATTCCGGTGTGGGAATCAGGCGACAGCTAAGCATGGAGAGGGAAGGGgaaaaggaagaggagggagcccCCTCGCCTACACAGAAACCCTGCATGCCTCCGAGCAAAACTGTACTATTCTCAGATCAAATGGACCTCGCTCATCAGGAATCTATTGTGAGCCAGACTCCAAAAATGCTGACTGATGGTTTTCGTTCGAGAATGTGCACTCGCTCGTTCAATGCACCAGACTTGCCACCCAAAGTCGAGCCTCATGCGAAGAGAAAACCAGGCCCAAAACCAGGTTCAAAGCCTGGGCTCAAACCAGGGCCAAAACCTGGACCAAAACCAGGGCCGAAACTGGGAGCAAAGCCAGGTCCAAAACCAGGGCCTAAACCTGGCCTAAAGCCTGGACCAAAGCCTGGGCCAAAACCTGGGCCTAAACCAGGACCAAAACCTGTGCCAAATGAACCAGAGCTGCCACCGAAAGTTGAGACTCCTGTGAAACGAAAACCAGGACCAAAACCAGGACCAAAACCTGGGCTGAAACCTGGGCCAAAACCTGGGCCAAAACCTGGACCAAAACCTGGTCCAAAACCAGCTCTAAAGCCAGGTCCAAAACCAGGACCTAAACCTGGACCCAAGCCTGCAGATGTTCTGCCCCCAGAGAATACTGCACCCATCAAGGCCTCAGTGGGTCGCCCCAAAGGTTCAGTTTCTAAAGCAAAGCTGGTACAACAAGAAGAAACCATCCAACCTTTGACAGGAATGCAAAGCAGGGGCAGGAAGAGCCCGAAAGCTATTATATCACAAGTAAAAGAGGACGTAAAACCAGTAAACcaggaagaaaaacaagcaaaccaTGAGGTTAAGGCTCCAGAGAGTAAGAACATGGTCTTGAGATCCAGAAAGCCGTCGCAAGAAAAAAcgtcaaaagaaaaagaaaaaatcacaggAGAAGATATTCTTCCCAAGACACTAACAGAAATTAAGGCCAGTGATGATTCTACAAAAGTGGAGGAGCCTGTTTCTGTGGAACAAAGTCCAACTCCCACTCCTACCACAGTCAAAAACACAGATGTTCCAGCAGACCCACCTGCACCACTTGTCCCAGTAGTCCCAACTGAACAATCTGAAGAAAAGACACCACTTCCATTAAAACGGAAACCTAGCCCAGAGCTTTCTACAACACCAGTAAAGAAAAAGAGGGGTCCGAAGCCCAAACCAAAACCCTTACCACCTCAACCAGCTCTGCTGGAACCAGTTGTCTCTGCACCTAAAGAGAAGATTGTTCGGGGACCCAGAAGAAAGCGAGGGCCAGCCAAGAAAGCTTCTGTGGTCAGTCCCCCACCCAAAGACACTCCTGCTAACATCAGTGAGACGGACATCACCACTGATGTGCCTGTGGTGCCTCCTCAGTGCCCCACTAGAACAAAAGTTCTTCCACCACGCAAAGGCAGGGGACAGAAATACGAGGCAATGGTGCAGAAAAATGCAACTCCTAGCTCGAAGAAACACCTTCCAATCCCCCAGATAGACAGCAGTCTAAGTGATGATGTGACAGCCAAGGCTTTGCCTCAACATGTCTTAAAGGAAGGTGAGGCATCAATGATCATAAATAGCACTGAGATAATAGAGTCTAGACAAGAGGAGGCGAAACAACAAGAgggcacagagagaaaaaaggagacaCAAGAGAGGGAAAAGTCTGAGGTGAGTCAAGAGGCATCAACACCAGAGAAAGGGACAGAAGAAGAGGTTGTAAATAAGGAGGAGACAAGACAAGAAATCATTAAATTAGGGACACAGCAGGATGTCAAAGCTGACAAAGTTTGGAGCTCAGCAGAGGCCCCAGTAGAAGTCAAGCCTGCAGGAGAGTGGACGCAACAGGCCTCAAACGGTGCTGCCACTAAGTCTGCCAGAACTAAAAGGAAGAGATGGGCCATGGTGGAGAGCACAGATGCATCAGTAGTAGCCTTGGAAGCAGGGAGCCTAATAGTTACAACACCACGGCTAGCCAAACAGAGGGCCATTAAAAACAACCATGAGATGCACCTTAAacagaggagaaagaagagaaaaggccAAGCCCCTCTAGAAGAAATGGAGACAGTCGAGGAGACAAATATTGAAACAGCAGAACAACAAGCAGAGAGTGTGGAAGAAAAGGTAACCCCCACAGAGTCCACAGTTCCTCTGCCAATCAGCCCAGATGAGATCACAGAAGCCCCCCAGGTTACCAGCACAGAACTCATACAGAAACCTAGGAGAGGAAGAAAACCATCTGCAAATCCCACTAAGCGGAAACGAGGCAAAGCCTCATCAGAGCAAATTCCTGGCAAGCCAATGAAGGTCCACAAAAAGCCCGGGCCAAAACCTGGGATGAAAGACGCCATGGAGGTTATTGAGGCGGTAGTGAGGGCTGCAGGGTGTGAACGGGACGAACAAGAGCAGAGAGAAAGGGAAGAAAtggaaagaagggaaggagaaaCGACGGAGAAATCTGAAACGTGTGTTGTGGGTCCTGTAGTAACAGTATcggaaaaacacacagaggtcaTTTCTGTGAAAAGAATCAGGCGCAGACCAGTCCATCAAAATTCAAAACTGTCTTTCTGTCCTTATGTACGGATTAACAACTCCAGAGACTTCTCCTCCTGGTGTGCTATAGTCAACAAGCCGGAGGATGCAGTAATATTTCAGAGACGTAGAAAAAAGGGCATACTCAGAATGAGGAATCCTTTCACAGTTGCAAAAGTTGTGCCACACACTGCTGCCATGCTGCAGGGGCCCCTGGTAAACAGAAATCTGATTGACAGGTGTCTTACATGTTCCCTGTGTGGAAAGCCAGCAAATTACAGAGACCTGGGTGATCTGTGCGGACCCTACTACACAGAGGACGGCGTTCCACGGAAGATTTTAACGATCGAGCACACAGAATCCCTCAGGGAAGAGTCACAGAAACCAGACGTCAGCatcagtagcagcagcagcagtgaagaACCAAGCAAATCCTCAAAGAGCGAGGGCGAGGGCAGCACGGAGAGGGAGGACAACACGGGGGCGTCCAGTCAAGAGAGCAGTAGTAGCAGGCACCATCACTGGCGCCACCGGCGGGCAGAAAGAACAGAGAGGACGGGTCAGGAGGGCGGTCCACGGAGGTTAACTCTCCGAGAGAGGTTCAGGAGGATGAAGCAGCTCCAGGCCGCCAGCACGGGGGCCTCGAGTGACCAAGAGGGTGGCGACAGCAAGTTCCAAAGGCTACAAGTGGAAGCAGAGGCTAAGGAGCACTGGGCCCATGAAAACTGTGCCATCTGGACCAAGGGGGTAATTATGATAGCTGGGAGGCTGTATGGACTGAGAGAGGCTGCCAACAACTCATCCCAAACG AGCTGCTACAAGTGCCAGATTGCAGGGGCGTCCCTCAGCTGCTGTTGGAGAGGCTGCTCTCATAAATACCACTATGTCTGCGCCAAAGAGATAG GCTGCACATTCCACGAGGATGACTTCTCCATCAAATGTCCTAAACACGAG GACCTGTAA